GTGTGTTTAGCTTTTCAAAGTCTTTGGTACAGGAACCTAAACCAACAACTATGGCTAAACTATATAAGCTTGTTTTGATGATATTTTTTGTTTTCATAATTTCTAATGCTAATGGTCAGGTTAAAGTCCTATACTCAGGTTAAATCCAATGTTTCTGAGCATAGGCAAAGAGGTAGACTCGATACCAATAGAAGAATTGGAGGTATTAAAAGAGGCCGATTCTGGTGAGAAGCCATCCGTTTTACGCTGGAAGTAAAACAGGTTACGCCCATACACGCCAACCGAAGCATTCCTGATCTTTTTGCCCGGTAAGAATCTGGCCGGAAGCTGATAACGCAGGCTCAGCTCCCGCATGGCGATATAACTGCCATCATTCAGCATCTCTTCGGACACCATTACTTCCTTATCGCTGGCAACTACATTCCAGTAGTCCTGAGCCTTTACCGTTTTGGTGTTGGCTACGCCCGTTCCGCTCCAGCTACCATCAGCATTTTTTACGGCTACCACACCCGTTGCCAGGTAAGAGCCATCCCTTCCCGCTAAAGTTTTCTTCGTTGTTCCGTAAATGATCTCTTCGCGATTACTCTGGGAGAAAATCATGCCGCCCTGGCGGATATCTATCAACGCGTTTAACGTCAAACCTTTATAGCTGAACGAGTTGGAAAATCCTCCCAGCCAGTCTGGTTGCGCATTACCAATGGTTTCCTGTACCCTGCTGGTTGTGGTTAAGGGCAAGCCGGTGTTTGGGTCTATCAAGCGGTTTCCGTTCTCGTCTTTTAACCAGGCAAACTGGGTACCTATCAGTTGTCCAAAAGGCTTACCTACTTCTGCAACGACATTGATACCGCGGTCAGACCCCAGTAAAAAGGTTTCTACACCGGGGTAAAGCGACATCACCTTGTTCGCGTTTTTGTTGTAGTTGAAGGTTGTTTTCCAGGTAAAACCCGACTCCGTTTTAATTGGTGTAGCATTTAACGACAGCTCTATACCGCGGTTGCGGATTTCGCCTGCATTAATCCGCATTACCGTAAACAAACTTGATGGTGATATCGGGACATCCAGGATTTGATCTTTGGTAGAAGCCTGATATGCCGTAAAGCTTAAACCGGCCCGGCCCGACCAGAATTCAAGGTCTGCACCAAATTCAATGGAAGTAGTCAGCTCATTGGTCAGGTTCTTATCCGGAATAATGGTGGTAAATGAACCCAACGGAACACCCCCGTGTGTAAACTGACTTAAACTATAGGTACCAGTTAACTGGTATGGGTTCCCCGAGCTGCCGGCCTGTGCCCATGACCCCCTTAACTTAAGGTAACTAAGTATGTTGCTTTTAAACTTAAGCGCTTCAGAAGCAATAAAGCTGGCGCTTACAGAAGGGTAGAAAAACGAGTTGTTCTCTTTTGACAATGTGGAAGACCAGTCGTTACGTGCAGACAGGTCAAGAAACAGGTAGTCTTTATAGGAAACCTGCCCGGAGCTGTACACGGAATTGATCTCTGACTCGGTTAAACCAAAAATATAGGAATTTGTAAGTGTATTGTTGATCACGTAGAGGTCTGGCACAATAAACTGACTTCCTGAGTTACCGGTTTGGCGCAGGTAGCGGCTCAGGTGACTGCCCCCCACGTTAAGGGTGAAACCTAACCCGTTTTCCAGTTTAAAATTACTGTTTAGCAGGGCGTCATAATTATCTTCCCGCACACGAATCACCGTTTCGCTCATGTCACCCTTGCGGTTCAGGCTCTGATAAGTATTTACTGCGCGGTAGCGCAGGCGCTGGTCGGTATAAAAATCCGTACCTCCTGTAGCGGTAAGCTTTAACCAGGGTGCAAAATCGTACGACAGTCTGAGCAAGCCGATGACACGGTCTCTCCTGTCGGTATTCCTGGTTTCCCTAATGGTCCAGTAAGGGTTGGCCGTTGAACTGTTGGTGGCATATGTTTTTTCCAGACCGGCAAAGATATTGGTATAACCCAGTTGTTTGGCCACATCATTTGCGGTCCATTTGTATTGTTCAATGATATCCATAGGGATACTCCTTGGCTGGCTGATCAGCAGGTAGGCAGGATTATCAGATGCATCAGACAAGGTAGGCCGGTTTGTGCCATCCTGCATAATGTAGTTGAGCTTGGCATCCAAGTTAAATTTATCGGTAATTTTAGCCTGGGTGCGCAGGTTAAAATTGTTCCGGTTGATCACGTTGGTAGGCACGTAACCGTTGATATAGGTATTGGCATAAGACAACCTGTAATTTACCTTTTCGTTACCACCTTCCACGCTGATGTTATTAGTAAACTGTTTTTCAGTCTGAAAAAATGCGGTATAGGTATCTGGCTGTGGTGTAAGAGACAGCAGGTTGCCCCATTGGTCTTCGTAGGCCTGACCTTCCATTTTTGGTCCCCAACTGGATCGGGTTAGCCTGTCGCGACCGGCACTCATCTTTGGTGTTCCCTGAATGTTGCCTGCGATGGCCTGGGCCATGGTAATGATGGTTCCGTCGGCCCTTCTTAAATGGGTAAAATTGCCGTTCAGCCCTTGGGCATACTCATTTTGGAAATCAGGAGAAACAAGGGCGTTCCCTAGTGAAAAATCAGTATTGAACTGAATGTTCATCCCCTTGCCTGCCGCACCTGATTTGGTGGTAATTAAAATTACGCCATTACTTCCGCGCTGTCCGTATAAAGCAGCCGCATTCGGTCCCTTTAGTACTGAAATGGTTTGGATATCATCCGGGTTAATATTGGAAATACCATCTCCGTAATCCGTACCACCTGTACTGGAAGCCGAACCGATGTTCTGGTTATCAATTGGCACCCCATCTACCACATATAAAGGCTGGCTGTTACCAATCAGAGAGTTGTTGCCCCTGATGATCACTTTGGATGAACCCCCTGATCCGGAAGCTGCCCGGCTTACCTGCACACCCGAAACTTTTCCGGACAGCGTATTGGCCACGTTAGCCTCTGCACCCTGGGTAAGCTCATTTCCTTTCAGTTCGGCCATGCTATAACCGAGTGCCCTTTTGTTGCGTTTTATACCCAGTGCCGTAACTACAACCTCCCCTAAAGCCGCAGCGTTTTCTTCCAGCACTACAGCGATGGATATTTTATCGGTAAGGCTGATGGTATAGCCTTCCATCACCTTTGGTTTGTACCCGATTGAAGTAAAGGTAATCGTATAATTGTTACCAGCAGGTATACCACCTATAGAGAACATACCCTGGTTGTTGGTGCTGGTACCTACACTGAATTTGGTAGTCTTGTTTTCTATTCTCACAGAAACCCCGGGAAGCTGAACGCCCTGGGCATCCTTTACAACGCCTGTTGCTGTTGCCCCCGTTTGTGCAAGTGCCTTGCCGTTGCCTAAAAGCAAAAAACAACAGCACAGTGCGATGCTGTGAAAAACATGCCTGGTTTTTAATAAAAATTGATCCATAGTTTGTTTGTTAGGTGAATTAATTGGTTGATTGTTTATTGGATTGCAGTGTCAGGATATAAGTGCTATCCCTCTTTTCTATATTTAAGTGGTTCAATAGTGCAATTTCATTCAGAATAAATGGAACCATTTGTTCGTTCCTTTTAAACGTACCGGTAAAATACATGCCTTTTACCTGGGCCTTGTCAAACCGGATATCTGCAGAAAAATCGCTTTGCAGCACATTAAAGATCTTGCTGAGCGACTGGTTCCTAAAAGATACCTCGGTTGCACTAAGCAGGGTTTGTCCCTTCGGTTCTATATTTTTAAGCGGTAAGGAAGGCTGTTCTGCATTTTTAATCAGGGTAAGTCCGAAATTTATTTTATCGATCAGCAGTTTATTTCCGGGTAGCAGATAGGTCCTCTTCATGCGCGCAGTGCTTATACTGCTTTCGGGCCCCACTACAACCTTTCCACTGTGCAACAGTACGCTTACCCGGCCTTCACCCTCTGGCGATGAAACCGTAAAATCTGTACCCACTGCAGTCGTTACCGTGCCGCCTGCATATACATTGAAAGGACGTAACTTATCCTGGGCCACCTTAAATCTTGCCGTTCCCTTCAATTTAAAATCCCTGCTTTTTTTACTGAGCTGCTCCAGGTAGCGGATTTCTCCGCCCGGCTTTAAATAAATCACAGAACCATCGGCGATGTGCAACGTCATTTCTTCTTTGCCATAATTGATTTTAACCAGCGTAAAGGCTGTGGCGGCTTCCCGGCCTTGCAATGGGACATGCTGATCTTCACTTCTGCCCATCCACCATA
The sequence above is a segment of the Pedobacter africanus genome. Coding sequences within it:
- a CDS encoding SusC/RagA family TonB-linked outer membrane protein, with amino-acid sequence MDQFLLKTRHVFHSIALCCCFLLLGNGKALAQTGATATGVVKDAQGVQLPGVSVRIENKTTKFSVGTSTNNQGMFSIGGIPAGNNYTITFTSIGYKPKVMEGYTISLTDKISIAVVLEENAAALGEVVVTALGIKRNKRALGYSMAELKGNELTQGAEANVANTLSGKVSGVQVSRAASGSGGSSKVIIRGNNSLIGNSQPLYVVDGVPIDNQNIGSASSTGGTDYGDGISNINPDDIQTISVLKGPNAAALYGQRGSNGVILITTKSGAAGKGMNIQFNTDFSLGNALVSPDFQNEYAQGLNGNFTHLRRADGTIITMAQAIAGNIQGTPKMSAGRDRLTRSSWGPKMEGQAYEDQWGNLLSLTPQPDTYTAFFQTEKQFTNNISVEGGNEKVNYRLSYANTYINGYVPTNVINRNNFNLRTQAKITDKFNLDAKLNYIMQDGTNRPTLSDASDNPAYLLISQPRSIPMDIIEQYKWTANDVAKQLGYTNIFAGLEKTYATNSSTANPYWTIRETRNTDRRDRVIGLLRLSYDFAPWLKLTATGGTDFYTDQRLRYRAVNTYQSLNRKGDMSETVIRVREDNYDALLNSNFKLENGLGFTLNVGGSHLSRYLRQTGNSGSQFIVPDLYVINNTLTNSYIFGLTESEINSVYSSGQVSYKDYLFLDLSARNDWSSTLSKENNSFFYPSVSASFIASEALKFKSNILSYLKLRGSWAQAGSSGNPYQLTGTYSLSQFTHGGVPLGSFTTIIPDKNLTNELTTSIEFGADLEFWSGRAGLSFTAYQASTKDQILDVPISPSSLFTVMRINAGEIRNRGIELSLNATPIKTESGFTWKTTFNYNKNANKVMSLYPGVETFLLGSDRGINVVAEVGKPFGQLIGTQFAWLKDENGNRLIDPNTGLPLTTTSRVQETIGNAQPDWLGGFSNSFSYKGLTLNALIDIRQGGMIFSQSNREEIIYGTTKKTLAGRDGSYLATGVVAVKNADGSWSGTGVANTKTVKAQDYWNVVASDKEVMVSEEMLNDGSYIAMRELSLRYQLPARFLPGKKIRNASVGVYGRNLFYFQRKTDGFSPESASFNTSNSSIGIESTSLPMLRNIGFNLSIGL
- a CDS encoding FecR family protein, with protein sequence MMIDNTLIERFFRNQCTEEEALRVVEYLEAHPHKLEELLPVELTGQLEEPFLLPAAKKQQLLEAILEQTVPQKSNSSLRLGLLVAASLLLVMSLLWWMGRSEDQHVPLQGREAATAFTLVKINYGKEEMTLHIADGSVIYLKPGGEIRYLEQLSKKSRDFKLKGTARFKVAQDKLRPFNVYAGGTVTTAVGTDFTVSSPEGEGRVSVLLHSGKVVVGPESSISTARMKRTYLLPGNKLLIDKINFGLTLIKNAEQPSLPLKNIEPKGQTLLSATEVSFRNQSLSKIFNVLQSDFSADIRFDKAQVKGMYFTGTFKRNEQMVPFILNEIALLNHLNIEKRDSTYILTLQSNKQSTN